One genomic region from Pseudomonas hormoni encodes:
- a CDS encoding AI-2E family transporter, with amino-acid sequence MNEETVQNKSLVVLLGLVTAAFIWILLPFYGAVFWAVILGILFAPLQRRLQLKFGWQRNVTSLLTLSICLVIAILPVIILSILLVQEGATLYKSIESGELDIAGYVTHFKHSLPPYFQHLLDRAGVGELDGLREKIIKSAVTGNEFVATQVFSFGQGTFDFVVGFFIMLYLLFFFLRDGAELARKVRAAVPLEEHQKRRLQLKFNRVVRATVKGNLLVAITQGALGGLIFWFLDIPSALLWAVLMAFLSLLPAVGAGIVWAPVAAFFLFTGAIWQGVVLGLFGVFVIGLVDNVLRPILVGKDTKMPDYLILISTLGGLAIFGLNGFVIGPLIAALFMSSWAIFTETKPRVQLP; translated from the coding sequence ATGAACGAAGAGACGGTACAAAACAAATCACTGGTGGTTCTGCTTGGGCTGGTCACCGCCGCGTTTATCTGGATTTTGCTGCCGTTCTACGGCGCGGTGTTCTGGGCGGTGATCCTCGGCATTCTCTTCGCACCGCTGCAGCGTCGCCTGCAACTGAAGTTTGGCTGGCAACGTAACGTGACATCGCTGCTCACCCTGAGCATTTGCCTGGTCATCGCCATTCTGCCGGTGATCATCCTCAGTATCCTGCTGGTGCAAGAGGGGGCCACGCTGTACAAAAGCATCGAAAGCGGCGAGCTGGACATTGCGGGGTACGTGACGCATTTCAAACACAGCCTGCCGCCGTACTTTCAGCACTTGCTCGATCGGGCCGGGGTCGGTGAGCTGGACGGGTTGCGGGAGAAAATCATCAAGAGTGCGGTGACGGGCAACGAGTTTGTCGCCACGCAGGTGTTCAGTTTCGGGCAGGGTACGTTTGATTTCGTGGTGGGTTTTTTCATCATGCTCTACCTGCTGTTCTTCTTTTTGCGCGACGGTGCAGAGCTTGCACGCAAGGTTCGCGCTGCCGTGCCGCTGGAGGAACACCAGAAACGCCGCTTGCAACTCAAGTTCAACCGCGTGGTGCGCGCCACGGTGAAGGGCAACCTGCTGGTGGCCATCACGCAGGGCGCATTGGGCGGTTTGATTTTCTGGTTTCTCGACATCCCGAGCGCGTTGCTCTGGGCGGTGTTGATGGCGTTTCTGTCGCTGTTGCCAGCGGTGGGCGCGGGGATTGTCTGGGCGCCGGTGGCGGCATTTTTCCTGTTCACCGGAGCAATCTGGCAGGGCGTGGTGCTGGGGTTGTTCGGCGTGTTCGTGATCGGCCTGGTGGACAATGTGCTGCGACCGATCCTGGTGGGCAAGGACACCAAGATGCCGGACTATCTGATCCTCATCTCGACCTTGGGCGGCCTGGCGATTTTCGGGCTCAACGGCTTTGTCATCGGGCCCCTGATCGCGGCGCTGTTCATGTCGAGCTGGGCGATTTTCACCGAAACCAAACCGCGGGTGCAGCTGCCTTAA